From Camelus dromedarius isolate mCamDro1 chromosome X, mCamDro1.pat, whole genome shotgun sequence, one genomic window encodes:
- the MAGEB1 gene encoding melanoma-associated antigen B1: MPRGQKSKLRAREKRRQARSETQGLVGAQTTAEKIEEAPASPTPVSGGTPPGSPTAGTRQKPQGALATSSPDAGASRPRSAVGAKGQVKKSKNSSQASTSNESSREDPLTGKVGMLMQFLLEKYNMKEPIMKADMLKLVNKKYKGRFPEILRRAAERLELVFGLDLKEVKPSGHSYTLVSKLDLTDDGSLSGGCGLPKNGLLMPLLGMIFLNGNRASEEETWEFLNILGIYDGKQHLIFGEPRKLITEDLVREKYLVYRQMRNSNPPRYEFLWGPKARAETSKMKVLEFLAKVNDTVPTAFPTHYEEALKDEEERAQARAAARARAAAKAAARSKVKSRPAVPPAPSEV, encoded by the coding sequence ATGCCTCGGGGTCAGAAGAGTAAGCTCCGTGCGCGTGAGAAACGCCGCCAGGCCCGGAGTGAGACCCAGGGTCTTGTGGGTGCTCAGACCACTGCAGAAAAGATAGAAGAGGCCCCAGCCTCCCCGACTCCTGTTTCTGGGGGTACTCCCCCGGGCTCTCCTACTGCTGGCACTCGCCAGAAGCCTCAGGGAGCCCTTGCCACTAGCTCTCCTGATGCAGGGGCTTCACGCCCAAGATCTGCCGTAGGTGCCAAGGGCCaagttaagaaaagtaaaaattcctCTCAGGCCTCAACCTCCAATGAGAGCTCTCGCGAAGATCCTCTAACTGGGAAGGTAGGAATGTTGATGCAATTCCTGCTAGAGAAGTATAACATGAAAGAGCCCATTATGAAGGCAGACATGCTGAAGCTTGTCAACAAAAAGTATAAGGGGCGCTTCCCTGAGATCCTTAGGAGAGCCGCTGAGCGCCTGGAGCTGGTCTTTGGCCTTGACTTGAAGGAAGTCAAGCCCAGTGGTCACTCCTATACCCTTGTCAGCAAGCTAGATCTCACCGATGATGGAAGTCTCAGCGGCGGCTGTGGACTTCCTAAAAACGGGCTTCTGATGCCTCTCCTGGGTATGATCTTCTTGAATGGCAACCGTGCCTCTGAGGAGGAGACCTGGGAATTCCTGAATATTTTGGGCATCTATGATGGGAAGCAGCATTTAATCTTTGGGGAGCCCAGGAAGCTTATCACAGAAGATTTGGTGAGGGAAAAGTACCTAGTGTATCGTCAGATGCGCAACAGTAATCCTCCTCGCTATGAGTTCCTGTGGGGCCCAAAAGCCCGCGCTGAAACCAGCAAGATGAAAGTCCTGGAGTTTTTGGCCAAGGTCAATGATACGGTCCCCACTGCCTTCCCAACCCATTATGAAGAAgctttgaaagatgaggaagagagagcCCAAGCCAGAGCCGCTGCCAGGGCTCGTGCTGCTGCCAAAGCCGCTGCACGTTCCAAGGTCAAGTCACGTCCAGCCGTTCCTCCCGCCCCTAGTGAGGTCTGA